From the genome of Eucalyptus grandis isolate ANBG69807.140 chromosome 2, ASM1654582v1, whole genome shotgun sequence, one region includes:
- the LOC120290752 gene encoding 1-aminocyclopropane-1-carboxylate oxidase homolog 3-like encodes MEWDQQIQHLGGILMGLLSEGLELSPKKLQELTCLESRMMVGNYYPYYPQPDLTVGLVSHTVLGVIAVLLQDQLPDHVQQRVQKHKAYDVGQPNQEPNVSIVVFYNLSNLDIQLRLLPKLVSSDKPAAFQQFTVGAYLRAFFTTELDESLVDYFMA; translated from the exons ATGGAATGGGATCAGCAAATCCAACACTTGGGAGGCATCCTGATGGGACTGTTGAGCGAGGGGTTGGAATTGAGTCCCAAAAAGCTACAGGAATTGACATGCCTAGAGAGTAGGATGATGGTGGGGAATTACTATCCATACTATCCCCAGCCCGATTTGACGGTCGGCTTGGTGTCCCACACGGTCCTAGGAGTGATCGCAGTGCTCTTGCAGGACCAACTCCCAG ATCATGTCCAACAACGAGTACAAAAGCACAAAGCATACGACGTTGGCCAACCTAATCAAGAGCCAAATGTGTCTATTGTAGTTTTCTACAACTTGAGCAATTTGGATATCCAGCTCAGATTATTGCCGAAGCTTGTATCCTCAGATAAACCTGCAGCTTTTCAGCAATTCACTGTGGGCGCATACTTGAGGGCATTCTTTACTACTGAGTTGGACGAAAGTCTGGTCGATTACTTCATGGCATGA